TCTTGAGGTTCAGCGTGCCGAAACTCTCGTACTGGTCCTTGTGGCAGCCCCCGCACGCCTCGAGGTCCACCCGCGTGACGGGTTTCTTGTCGCTGTCGGCCAAATGCCCCGCGGTGCCGGAGTGGCAGGAGACGCAGTTGATTTTTGCGTGCTTCCCCCCCGTCTTGAGCGCCTGGATCTCGTCATGGCAATCGAAGCACTTCTCCTCCTTGACCGGCGACTCCTTCACGGCCATGGCGGTGCTGGAGAGAACGTATGTTGCAGCGCCAACCAGCATGGCGATCCAAACCAGCGCAGACCTCTTCATCCGTCTCCCTCCTTCGGTTTGATCGGTCCGTTTCCCTTTTCCGTAAAATGTACACAGTATACCATTCACGTTTCTGACGGGTCGCGGAATTTCGCAGCTTCCCAGGCAAGGATCGCCTTCTTCCTGGCCGCCCCCCAATGGTAATCCCCGAAGGCCCCGGTCTTCCGGAGGACACGGTGGCAGGGAATGAGGAACCCCACCGGGTTCCGGGCGACGGCGGAGCCGACGGCGCGCACGGCCCGGGGCGAGCCGACGCCAACGGCGATGTTCTCGTAGGTAAGCGCGCATCCCGGCGGGATGCGGACAAGCGCCTCCCACACCTTGACCTGGAAATTGGTCCCCTGGACGAACAAAGCCAACGGAGGGGTGTCCCTCCACCGCGAGGGATCGAAGATCCGGTCCGCAATGGCTTTCGTCGCCCTTGGGTTCTCCCGGAGCGTCGCCCGTCCCCACCGGTTCCTGAGATCCCGGAGGGCTTCATCGGCGCGGCCTGCGGAGAGGAACGACAATCCGCAGACCCCTCGCTCCGTGACCGCCACGATGCACTCGCCGAAGGGACTCGAGTGCACTCCATATCGGATCGTGAGGCCCGCGCCCTCCTCTTTCAGTTCCCCCGGCGTCACGGCGTAAATGTTGACGATGAGATCGTGGAGGCGTCCGGGACCCGACAGTCCGGCCTCGTACGCTGCGTCCAGCACGTTCGGCGATTCCCGCAACAGTCGCCTGGCGTACTCCGCGGTGAGGAACTGGAGGAACCGTTTCGGGCTGATGCCCGCCCAACGCGTGAACAGGCGGTGAAAATGGTACTCGCTCAGACCAGCCGTCCGTGCCACTTCCCCGAGGCCCGGTTGTCGGCGGAAGTTTTTTTCAAGATAGAGAATCGCTTTTTCGATCCGTGCGTAATCGGCCGGCTGCATGGTCTTCCTCCGTCATGGAATGCCGTCCTGACTTCCACGATGGCACCGGCCGCAGGAGGACTCAACCCGATTCTTGCGGTCCGGGAGAAGGGTGCGTCGCAAGCGTTTTTGCGACGGGAAATGATCCTCTTGCGGGACTACCGCCGTGGTATCATTTTCCGGAAATCATCGCCGGGGAAGGAGGATTCCGGAATGGGACACTTCTCGGTTAGCGTCGTCGGAAAGGACAGGCCGGGGATCGTCGCGGAGGTGAGCCGGATCCTCTTCGAACAGGGATGCAACATCGAGGATTC
This Deltaproteobacteria bacterium RBG_16_64_85 DNA region includes the following protein-coding sequences:
- a CDS encoding 6-O-methylguanine DNA methyltransferase, coding for MQPADYARIEKAILYLEKNFRRQPGLGEVARTAGLSEYHFHRLFTRWAGISPKRFLQFLTAEYARRLLRESPNVLDAAYEAGLSGPGRLHDLIVNIYAVTPGELKEEGAGLTIRYGVHSSPFGECIVAVTERGVCGLSFLSAGRADEALRDLRNRWGRATLRENPRATKAIADRIFDPSRWRDTPPLALFVQGTNFQVKVWEALVRIPPGCALTYENIAVGVGSPRAVRAVGSAVARNPVGFLIPCHRVLRKTGAFGDYHWGAARKKAILAWEAAKFRDPSET